The sequence GATCAGCATTCCCAGGGCCTCGTTCAGCAGCAGCCCGTTCTGCCAGACGGCTTTGGCTTCTGGCAGCCAGCCACCGAAAGGACGGCCGTTGGGCACTCCGACAAAACCCATCGGCGCGACGGTCACCTGCAAGCCGTTCTGCTCGAAGCACCAGCGCGACCTCGGCATATGCGATGCCGAGGTGACCAGGATGATCCGATCGATGCCGGCATCCTTGAGCATGCTGGCGCTGTAGAGCGCGTTTTCCCAGGTCGTGCGGCTGCGCTCCTCGAGCCAGCGGGTCGGTGTCGAGAAATCGCGCTGTAGCGCCTCGGCAGCCAGCTGCGCCTCACTCGGCGGCTGACCGAAGTGCAGCCCGCCACTGGCAAGGATCGGCAGGCCCGAGGCCTTGGCCAACCGCGCCGCGAAGCGCAGCCGCTCGAGCGCAAGGTAACTGGGCTGGTCGGATCCCCAGCCGGGGTCGGCCTGCTCGCGCCCCGCCCCTAACACCACGATCGCCTGCGCACGCTGCGCGAGGTCGGCCCACTCGGCTCGATCGAGCGGCGCCTCGCGTTCAAGCGCCCGCCCGGCCCATTCCACGGTGACCGGCAGGCTCATCAGCCACAACCCACCGAATCCGACCACGAAGCACAGCGCGGCCAGCCGCGGCGCCCGGCGCCGCAGCCACCAGGCAGCGAGCAGCAGCAAAAACAGGCCGCCGGGCGGCAATAGCAGTTGTTTGAAGAAATAGCGAATCGGCATGTGCAGCTCCGGCAGATCGGTTGCTGCAACTTTACCTGTCAGGGCGTCCACTTGTCGGCAGCGAGGACGCCGTCAATGCTTTGGGTAGGTATGTAATCGCTGCCTCGCACGCAGCAGTTGCGAACCACAGGCCGAACAGGCGACCGGCCCGGCACCTTCCGGCCAACTCACACTGGCGCCACAGAGCGCGCAGCTCATCGTCTGTTGGAGCGACAACGGCGCCTGCTTGCTCCGTTTGCCCGGATGAGGATGATGGCGCAGTACATTGCGCAGTGCCGGGCGCGTCGCCTGGCGCACCAGCTGCGCCTGTTCCTCGGCCGCTGCGTGCCAACCCGACAGCCATTGCGAATCCTGCTGCAGATAGGCGCGGATCAGATCGAACTCCGCTGGCGTCAGCCCGCCGACTTCCAGCTCGGTCGTCGTGCCGGAACCATCGCCCGCGGTTCGCTCCGCCTCTTCCAGGGCCACCGTCAGCCTCTGCAGTACGCGCCCGTATAGGTTGCCCTCATCTGCCTGGCGCTCTTTACCCATGGTTCACCTCCTCGGTCGTCCCGCCCCCAGCTACAAGCGTAGCTCACACAGGAACGACGACGAGGCCCGCGACCAGCGGGGCGCGCGCTCGCCGGCAAATCAGGTTTCCCTCGGTCGCGGGGGGTCATGTATGCTACGGCGCTTCCATGCTCTCGCATCCAGCCCGTTGTGCCGCCGACTTCGCCAGGTTTCGACCGGCATCTGCGCAGCCCGTCGCCGCTTCGCGAGCAGCCAGCCATCATTCAACGCCAGTAGCCATGCACGAACAGTATCAGCCCCGCGAAATCGAAGCCGCCGCGCAGTCCTCCTGGGACGCGCAGAAATCCTTTGTAGTGAGCGAGCAGCCAGGCAAGGACACCTTCTACTGTCTGTCGATGTTCCCCTACCCCAGCGGCAAGCTGCACATGGGCCACGTGCGCAACTACACCATCGGCGACGTGATTGCCCGCTACCAGCGCATGCAGGGCAAGAACGTGCTGCAGCCCATGGGCTGGGACGCGTTCGGCATGCCGGCCGAGAACGCGGCGATGAAGAACAAGGTCGCGCCGGCGAAGTGGACGTACGAAAACATCGACTACATGCGCAACCAGCTGAAAAGCCTGGGCCTGGGCGTCGACTGGACACGTGAAGTCACCACCTGCAAGCCCGACTACTACCGCTGGGAGCAGTGGCTGTTCACCCGCCTGTACGAGAAAGGCGTGATCTACCGCAAGAACGGCACCGTCAACTGGGACCCGGTCGACCAGACCGTGCTGGCCAATGAGCAGGTCATCGATGGCCGCGGCTGGCGTTCCGGCGCGCTGATCGAGAAGCGCGAAATCCCGATGTACTACTTCAAGATCACCGCCTACGCCGATGAGCTGCTGGAGAGCCTGGACGAACTGGACGGCTGGCCCGAGCAGGTCAAGACCATGCAGCGCAACTGGATCGGCAAGTCGCGCGGCATGGAGATCAGCTTCCCCTACGACGTCGCCAGCATCGGCAGCGAAGGCGTGATGAAGGTGTTCACCACTCGCCCCGATACCCTGATGGGCGCCACCTACGTGGCCGTCGCCGCCGAACATCCACTGGCCACCCTTGCCGCTCAGAACAATCCCGAGCTGCAAGCCTTCATCGACGAATGCAAGCGTGGCGGCGTCGCCGAAGCCGACATCGCCACCCAGGAAAAGAAAGGTCTCGCCACTTCCCTGCGCGTGCAGCACCCACTGACCGGAGAGTTGCTGCCGGTCTGGGTCGCCAACTACGTACTGATGAACTACGGCGAAGGCGCTGTGATGGCCGTTCCGGCCCATGACGAACGCGACTTTGCCTTTGCGACCAAGTATGACCTGCCTATCAAACCCGTGGTGCGCACCAGCGCTGGTGACGAAACGCCCGCGCCCTGGCAGGACGCCTATGGTGAGCACGGCGAGCTGATCAACTCGGGCGAATTCAATGGCTTGGACTTCGACGGCGCCTTCGACGCCATGGAGGTCGCTCTGCAGAGGAAGGGCCTCGGCCAGGCCCGCACGCAGTTCCGCCTGCGCGACTGGGGCATCAGCCGCCAGCGCTATTGGGGCTGCCCGATCCCGATCATCCATTGCGACAGCTGCGGCGATGTGCCGGTGCCAGAGGATCAGCTGCCGGTGGTCCTGCCCGAAGATGTGGTGCCGGACGGCGCCGGTTCGCCGCTGGCTCGCATGCCCGAGTTTTATGAGTGCAGCTGCCCCAAGTGCGGCGCTGCAGCCAAGCGCGAAACCGACACCATGGACACCTTCGTCGAGTCGTCCTGGTACTTCGCTCGCTATGCCTCGCCGCATTACGACCAGGGCATGGTCGACCCCGCAGCCGCTAACCACTGGCTGCCGGTAGATCAATACATTGGCGGTATCGAGCACGCCATCCTCCATCTGCTTTACGCGCGCTTCTTCCACAAGCTGATGCGTGACGAGGGCCTGGTCAGCTCCAACGAGCCGTTCAAGAACCTGCTGACCCAGGGCATGGTGGTCGCCGAGACCTACTACCGCACCCTGGAAAACGGCGGCAAGGACTGGTTCAACCCGGCCGATGTCATTGTCGAGCGTGACGCCAAGGCCAAGGTCATTGGCGCCAAACTCGCCAGC comes from Stutzerimonas stutzeri and encodes:
- the leuS gene encoding leucine--tRNA ligase; the protein is MHEQYQPREIEAAAQSSWDAQKSFVVSEQPGKDTFYCLSMFPYPSGKLHMGHVRNYTIGDVIARYQRMQGKNVLQPMGWDAFGMPAENAAMKNKVAPAKWTYENIDYMRNQLKSLGLGVDWTREVTTCKPDYYRWEQWLFTRLYEKGVIYRKNGTVNWDPVDQTVLANEQVIDGRGWRSGALIEKREIPMYYFKITAYADELLESLDELDGWPEQVKTMQRNWIGKSRGMEISFPYDVASIGSEGVMKVFTTRPDTLMGATYVAVAAEHPLATLAAQNNPELQAFIDECKRGGVAEADIATQEKKGLATSLRVQHPLTGELLPVWVANYVLMNYGEGAVMAVPAHDERDFAFATKYDLPIKPVVRTSAGDETPAPWQDAYGEHGELINSGEFNGLDFDGAFDAMEVALQRKGLGQARTQFRLRDWGISRQRYWGCPIPIIHCDSCGDVPVPEDQLPVVLPEDVVPDGAGSPLARMPEFYECSCPKCGAAAKRETDTMDTFVESSWYFARYASPHYDQGMVDPAAANHWLPVDQYIGGIEHAILHLLYARFFHKLMRDEGLVSSNEPFKNLLTQGMVVAETYYRTLENGGKDWFNPADVIVERDAKAKVIGAKLASDDLPVEIGGTEKMSKSKNNGVDPQAMIDAYGADTCRLFMMFASPPDMSLEWSDSGVEGANRFLRRVWRLAHAHVSHGPAGQLDTTNLNDEQKAVRRAIHLAIKQASVDVGQHHKFNTAIAQVMTLMNVLEKAATETEQDRALLQEGLETVALLLAPITPHICHELWQQLGKSGAIIDAQWPKVDESALVQDSLTLVVQVNGKLRGQIEVPASASREDIEASARANENVVRFTEGLTIRKVIVVPGKLVNIVAN
- a CDS encoding YdcF family protein, whose protein sequence is MPIRYFFKQLLLPPGGLFLLLLAAWWLRRRAPRLAALCFVVGFGGLWLMSLPVTVEWAGRALEREAPLDRAEWADLAQRAQAIVVLGAGREQADPGWGSDQPSYLALERLRFAARLAKASGLPILASGGLHFGQPPSEAQLAAEALQRDFSTPTRWLEERSRTTWENALYSASMLKDAGIDRIILVTSASHMPRSRWCFEQNGLQVTVAPMGFVGVPNGRPFGGWLPEAKAVWQNGLLLNEALGMLIYPLLYGGSAD